The Pantoea sp. Aalb genomic interval ACAGTCATCACCAATTCCTGTTTCTATATTGTATTTAAAATTGTTATTAGTATTAGTAGTACGATGAAAATAACGTTCAATAATTTGAAATTCACTACAAGACATGAATAAACTCTCATTAAAATGCTATTGATTAGTCATTTATTGTCTCTTTATTTTCTATAAGGTCGAATATTTGGAGCTAATTTATCTAGCACACCGTTAATAAATTTATGACTCTCTTCTGCACCAAAAATTTTTGCTAACTCAATGCTTTCATTTATAGCTACTTTATAAGGGATATCATAACGTTTACTTAATTCATATACTGCAATCCGCAAGATAACCTTTTCTATTGGATCGAGTGATTCTAATGTACGTGATAGATAAGGCTTAATTAAATAATCTAGATATATACTATTATTAACTACACCTAGTAATAACTCTCGAAAGTATCTAATGTCAACATTTTTGATATTTTGTTCTTTAATAAATTGACATTCAACATCAAAAATATTGTTATTAGATAATTGCCAAGAATATAAGGCTTGAACTGCACATTCACGAGCACGACGACGAAAAACAGGATTCACAACATTATCCTTACAAAATCTATTTTCAATGATTTTTAATCATTTTTAATAAATTAATCATTTCAAGTGCAGTTAAAGCTGCTTCTGCCCCTTTATTACCTATTTTAGTACCAGCACGTTCAATTGATTGTTCAATGTTTTTTGTTGTCAATATACTAAAAGCTACAGGAATATCACTATTTATTGCTATACTAGAAATACCAGAACTTGCTTCACTAGCAACATATTTAAAATGCATCGTATGACCACGAATAACAGTTCCTATTACTACAATAGCATCATATTTACTAGACTTTACTAAAGCACGTGTTATTAATGGTAATTCATATGCACCAGGAACCCAAATAACGGTAATATTTTCTGATTTTACTTGTCCTATACGCTTTAAAACATCCAAAGCACCATCTAACAAACTAACGTTAATAAATTTATTAAAACGAGTTACAATAATAGCGATATTTGCATCAGGTGCAGCAACACCAGCTTCTATAAGATTCATATATATCCTTTAGTTATTCTTAACTTTTATTATTAAATAATTCTTTAATATATTTATTAATAAATTGAGGTTTATTATTAATGGTTACAAGGAATCAAAGTAAGGCACAAATCTTTATCTACTCTATATACATTACTAAAATATAATTTATAAGCATCAACTAAATTTTTTAAGTCTGGTAAAATACACATATTACGCGCATTATGCCCTAAAATTTTAGGTGCCAAATAAATAATTAATTCATCTACTAATCCTATTTTTAATAAAGCACTAGTTAATTGTGGACCAGCTTCTACTAAAAGATTGTTAACTTGACGTTGGCCAAGCAAGCACATCATTTCTTTTAAATTTAAATATTTGCCAAGTTGAGATACTATTATTTGACTAACGTATTCTGGCCATCTAAAATCTATTATTTGACTTCGTATCAGCCAAATGTCATTAGGTTGATTAAAGAGCTTATATTTTGTTGTTAAACGATGTTGATTATCGATTACTATACGTATTGGTTGTCGAAGTTGATATCTATCTATTTGATGACGAATATTTATGTTTAATTCTTCCCAACGTACTGTAAGAGATGGATTATCAACTAATACTGTACTACTAGAAGTAAGAATTGCTGAACTCTGAGCTCTCAAACGTTGTACATCACTTCTTGATGCTTGAGAAGTAATCCACTTACTTTCTCCATTAGCCATTGCGATTTTTCCGTCAAGCGATATAGCTAATTTTACTTGAATCCAAGGCAATCCTGTTCGCATACGTTTTAAAAATCCACGATTAAGTTTTTCTGCTTCTTGCATCATTAAACCGCAGTTAACATCAATGCCTGCATTTTGTAAACGACGTAATCCTCTTCCAGATACTAATGGATTTGGATCTTGCATGGCTACCACGATACGACGCACACCTGCTGCTATTAATGAATCACAACAAGGAGGTGTATACCCATAATGATTACAAGGTTCAAGTGTAACATATACAGTTGAACCTTTAGCTCTACTACCGGCCATCAGTAACGCACATATTTCAGCATGTGGTCCACCAGCACGATGGTGCCAACCTTCTCCGATGATATTACCATCGCGCACAATTAAACAGCCCACATTAGGATTAGGTGTAGTAGTAAATTGTCCGCGATGTGCTAACTTTAATGCTAATGACATATAGCGTTCATCGAACATTCATCCATCCTATAAGATTATAAAATAATTTTTTTTGCTAAATTTTCAAAAAATAGTAAATATACTACACTTTAATTGTATTTTTATAATGAAATAATTTTCAATTGATTAGAGATTTTCTTTGTTTAAAAGAAAAGATATATTTAATTCAAAATAATGTTTATAGTATTTCAATATTTAAAATAAATGTAGATATAATATAAAACTATAATACAAAGGCTAATATTTTTTGATATAGCACTAGCTTCAACTATCTTACTTATTATTATTAATAAAAAAAATTATTATTAATAATAATATATAAAATATTCATAACCTAATGTACTGACAAAATAATGCATGTATTCCAGATATCAAAAACATTATGGTAAAATAGAAGAATGATCATCACCTTCTTTTTCAATTTGATGTATTAACATGTGTTCACGTTTCATTCCTAGTTTTAAAGCAAGTGCAGAAGAAATATATATAGATGAAAAAATACCTATAATGACACCAATTAACATAGTTAATGAAAAACTTTTTAGCATTGAACCGCCAAATATAAATAAAATTAATATCATAGTTAATGTAATAAGAGAAGTAATTATAGTTCGACTCATTGTTTGATTTAATGATAAATTTGTTATTTCATAAGAAGAACTATTATTTATTTTGCGAAAATTTTCACGGATACGATCAAAAACAACAATTTTATCATTTAATGAATAGCTAATTACAGACATTAACGATGCGATAATTGTGAGATCAAGTTCAATATAAAAGAATGATAAAATGCCACATGTAATAATAATATCATGAATCAAGGCTAAAATAGTACCTAATGATAAACGCCACTCAAACCGAAAACCTATATAAACAAGAATAGCAATAAACGCTAATGAAATAGCTATAATACCAGTCTGTGCTAAATCGTTACCTACACTTGGACCTACAATTTCTATTCTTTTTATAATAACTTTTTGATGTAAATTATTATTTATAAATACAATAACTTTTTTTCTTATTTCTTGACTCGATAATTTATTATAGGATGTGATTCTTATGATTACATCAAGATTACTACCAAAATGTTGTACTATTGGCTTTTGAAATCCTAGTTCAATCAAACCTTTACGTAAAAAATCTAAATTAATTGGTTTTTCTAAACTAATCTCAATAACTTTTCCGCCAGTAAAATCAATACCCCAATTAAATCCTTTTGTGCAAATAATAGTACCTGAGATTAAAAGAAATAATATAGAAGTGATTAATGCTATCTTATTCCAAGACATAAAATTTATGATTTTACTATCATATCTAAGTTTTTTAACACTATATGTTTGTAACACAATAAATATTAACCTCAAATAGATAGCTTATCGATACGTTTTCCACCATATATTAAATTTACAATAGCACGAGTACCAACGATAGCTGTAAACATAGAAGTAATAATACCGATAGCAGTAGTTATAGCAAAACCTTTGATTACACCATTACCAACAGTATATAGAATTATAGTTTTTATTAAAGTAGTGATGTTAGCATCAAAGATGCTAGAAAAGGCTCCTTTATAACCCTCATTAATAGCCTGTTGGACAGTTCGGCCATTGCGTAATTCTTCTTTTATACGTTCATTAATTAGAACATTAGCATCGA includes:
- the nusB gene encoding transcription antitermination factor NusB; this translates as MNPVFRRRARECAVQALYSWQLSNNNIFDVECQFIKEQNIKNVDIRYFRELLLGVVNNSIYLDYLIKPYLSRTLESLDPIEKVILRIAVYELSKRYDIPYKVAINESIELAKIFGAEESHKFINGVLDKLAPNIRPYRK
- the ribE gene encoding 6,7-dimethyl-8-ribityllumazine synthase; the protein is MNLIEAGVAAPDANIAIIVTRFNKFINVSLLDGALDVLKRIGQVKSENITVIWVPGAYELPLITRALVKSSKYDAIVVIGTVIRGHTMHFKYVASEASSGISSIAINSDIPVAFSILTTKNIEQSIERAGTKIGNKGAEAALTALEMINLLKMIKNH
- the ribD gene encoding bifunctional diaminohydroxyphosphoribosylaminopyrimidine deaminase/5-amino-6-(5-phosphoribosylamino)uracil reductase RibD, translated to MFDERYMSLALKLAHRGQFTTTPNPNVGCLIVRDGNIIGEGWHHRAGGPHAEICALLMAGSRAKGSTVYVTLEPCNHYGYTPPCCDSLIAAGVRRIVVAMQDPNPLVSGRGLRRLQNAGIDVNCGLMMQEAEKLNRGFLKRMRTGLPWIQVKLAISLDGKIAMANGESKWITSQASRSDVQRLRAQSSAILTSSSTVLVDNPSLTVRWEELNINIRHQIDRYQLRQPIRIVIDNQHRLTTKYKLFNQPNDIWLIRSQIIDFRWPEYVSQIIVSQLGKYLNLKEMMCLLGQRQVNNLLVEAGPQLTSALLKIGLVDELIIYLAPKILGHNARNMCILPDLKNLVDAYKLYFSNVYRVDKDLCLTLIPCNH
- the secF gene encoding protein translocase subunit SecF; amino-acid sequence: MLQTYSVKKLRYDSKIINFMSWNKIALITSILFLLISGTIICTKGFNWGIDFTGGKVIEISLEKPINLDFLRKGLIELGFQKPIVQHFGSNLDVIIRITSYNKLSSQEIRKKVIVFINNNLHQKVIIKRIEIVGPSVGNDLAQTGIIAISLAFIAILVYIGFRFEWRLSLGTILALIHDIIITCGILSFFYIELDLTIIASLMSVISYSLNDKIVVFDRIRENFRKINNSSSYEITNLSLNQTMSRTIITSLITLTMILILFIFGGSMLKSFSLTMLIGVIIGIFSSIYISSALALKLGMKREHMLIHQIEKEGDDHSSILP